The DNA window AGCATATCTTTTTTCTGGCTTATACGCAAACCAGAGCAATACTGGGACCCCATTAAGCCTCTCCGCACAGCTCTTGCACCAAAGGTTTTCTTTCAGTCCTATCTGTGACTCTCTTTCAAATACAGGTATATGATGGCTATTTGTCAAACTGCTTGCTGATAGAGTGGAGAGCCATCATCTGGTCCTTGGTGAATAAGAGGTTAATCTTGCCTCATTTTGCATCTCTTCTTACACAGGTGACCATGGGAGCCTCATTAGATGATTGCTTGGAAGATTGCCTCTTGGAAGGCAAGGCTATAGGTTTACAGTTAAACTGAGAGTGTGAACATGTGCTGTTTATCCTTGTTTTGTTGTTGAATGTTTTGATTTCTGGTTGTAAGCATAAAATGCCAGCTCCTCTCTCTgctagtgtaaatcaatgtagtttTGTTGACCTCAATGCCAATtaacaccagttgaggatctggccaacTACATCAGTTTATATGCTCCCCTCTCACCCCAGGCAATACTACCTTATTCCTTGGCTTTGCtggagcctgcgggaggtccaccggagccgtgggaccggcgaccagcagagcgccccccacggcatgcttggggcagcgaaatgtctagagccgcccctgtatgcaAACTCAAAAGTGATGTAAGGCACCAGCGTCTAGCTGTGAGCATGTGATTGGAAGTAAGAAACTCTTGATTCCCAATTCTAGCCAAGGTATCCCAACAACTCATGGTCTGGTTGTGTCCACTTCAGTTTTTCCCTAATCTAGCATGATACATCACTTGCAATAGCCTACAGAGGAGAGCTGGGCTGTAAATATGTCTTCCTCATTCACCTGTATGTCTGTTTACAAAGCCTACCTATGAGCAGTCCTGAATAATGCAAAGCTGCAATGTTGTGGTTTCTGTGGCTCAAGTCTTTAGAGGTACAGCActttctgcagctgctgtctctAGGGGATTGCTTCTAGTTGACGTTATTTTGCTTGCGTGTCTTCACCGATCTCATTTCTGTAAGAACTGAAATTTCACTCTTTCTGACTTTGACTGAACATTTCCCTTTGCAGGATGAGCTCTATAAGCCTATACTTTTTTCCACTCTTGACTGTATTTCTGCAAGCAGTAAATGTCTCTATCTTAggggtttttttctcctctctcgAGAACTatgtgggtatgtctgcacttcaaCCTGGGTGTGCATATAATTCCCACCTCGAGGAGACATGCTGGTGTCAACTCTCATGGAGCTGGCGTGCTATAAGTAGAGTGTAGAGGCAGCAGTGCAAGCAGCGGGAGGAGCTAGCTGCCCCGAATATGTTCCTAGGGTCTTGGACAGGCATGCACTCTGGTTGGCTAGCATCTGGTGCCACCATAGCTatgttctatttttaaatatcagaggggtagccgtgttagtctggatctgtaaaaagtgacaaagagtcctgtggcaccttatagacttacagacATATTGAaccatgagcttttgtgggtgaatacccacttcgtcagacttaTGCTTCTGcagacaaaagcttatgctccaatatgtctgttagtgtataaggtgccacaggacttagTGTGCTAGCTTGGAATCACATCCCTaacttgaagtgtagacataccctcaaggGGTTTATCCTCTTTAATAGAAGCCAGATCCTGAGAaatgttgacttcactgggaactcTCAGTGCTCAGCACCTAAATTACGATTCTTTAGGGCTCATACACTTTAGAAGTATATTATATCCTGCAGTtggttgtgaataaaacaccaTGTATTCCTGACAGAGGCAAATCAGCAATATAGAAAGCCTGCATCTTGCAATAGCAGCCTTACTACCTGCAGCTACCTTTCTTTTGAATTGCCTTTTCCTTCTTAAACAAGTTCTTATTACTGGTGTCTTTGTTTTTGTGGGGAACAAGGCTTTAGATTTTAAGTGTTGGCAAAATTTGGGCCTGAAATACATGagaatgattttttaatttctctttcacAAAGAATGGGGCTATGCAgtgtcaactttttttttttaagaactttCTACTCGTTTCAAGGGGCAAGTTTTGCTTAAAAACTAATGTCATGATACAGCTAGCAGTTTGTAATTTCAAGTCTTCATCTCAGTTTATGACTTTGGAAAATGTTGAATCAACACTTTGTTTCTAAAGTTAATGGATAAAATTGGATATTTTATTatacttttaaaaagaatttccAAGAATTTATTGGTCCCAATCAGATCAGAATCAAAATGAAATTATTTCTGTTGTGGTTGCAGTTTAGGTCACTATAGCCCATCATGGAGAAAGATGCCAAAATCTGAAAGATATAAGGGTGAAAAAAACAGACATCGAGGTGTGTTTAACTCTCTATGTATGCAACCAGCGATACTATTTGAAGGGAAGAACTAGAAAACAAATGAATTCAGCTGGCCTGCATGACATGGCTGGTGGATTGGGCCACATGGCAAATTGCTTTGCTAGCAGTGAGACTAAAAGCTTGATATTAGGGGAAAATTACAATGGCTTtgtgaattaatttttaaataactttCTTCCTCTGTCAGCAGATATTGAGATTGTTCCGcaataaaaacacacaaacaaaaatattacagTATTCCTAATTGCCACAAACTGTAAAATTGTAAATTGTGATGTTTTGGACCATTTCTGTAGTTGGGGAAGATACACCTCAAAGCTATCCTTCATTCTGTGTTTATACCCCCCCAACATAGTATatgcaaacaggggcggctccaggccccagcatgccaagcgcgtgcttggggcagcatgccgcggggggtactctgccggtcgctgggagggcggtgTCCCgccgctccggtggacctcccgcaggcgtgcctgcggagggtccgctggtcccacggctttgctggagcctgcgggaggtccaccggagccgtgggaccggcgaccagcagagcgccccccacggcatgccgccatgcttggggcagcgaaatgtctagagccgcccctgtatgcaAACTCAAAAGTGATGTAAGGCACCAGCGTCTAGCTGTGAGCATGTGATTGGAAGTAAGAAACTCTTGATTCCCAATTCTAGCTAAGGTATCCCAACAACTCATGGTCTGGTTGTGTTCAAGTCACTTATGTTCAGTTTTACTtatgtaaaaaacaacaacatttataTGGGGCACTGTGAGGATTAGTATTTGTTGGCAGGCTCAGATTAACCAATAGGTCTATTTCTAGTTCGACATGGAGGTTAGCTCCAATAACACATGACAACATCCTTGGAAGCTGCTCATTCCTCTGGGCGGctgtgggaggagtggggactCTAGTACACTGCCACTACCTCTTCTAGGTgcctgaggaaggagagggttgATCTAACTGCCACTGCTGCCTGTCCTCTGAGCTACCAGATGATGGAGACCTCCATCTGCTGCTGCCACATTTCACTGGGTCACCCCTCATCTTGCCTGTACCAAGCTACACTTATGAGGGGGACTGTGCTGCCTGGGCCTCTGGATGTGTAGAGGGGCACCTGCCAACACCATCCTGCCcagtgaagagctctgtgttgccACCCCACTCACTTTAGAGACTATGCTGCAGTTTTAAGAGGTGCATCCATTGACAGGACCCTCCTATGAGGTGGCAGGAGGGCAGCCTTTGCCCCTCAGACTCCTCTgtttggtgggggagggctgaggcctccctgctcctgcaggaatcctagcccctcccccccaaagccaAGGAGCACTGGGCTCAGGAAGAGAGGCCCCAGTTCTTCAATAAGAAGTGCCAGCGGTGGGCCAGAGCATCCCCCTGCCTGAAGCTGGGTCTGCACGGGCTCCTGGCACACTCAGCCCATGCAGGTGGGCGGCTGCGAGGGGTGGTTGCCCTGGGCGGCTGCAGTGCTGCCCTGTCTATCCGGGGCTTTGAAGATGTCAAGTGCTACATATTGGTCTGTGATCTCATTAAATCAGCTGCCAGCAGAAATAAACAAGCAACATCTTGCTCATTATTAGTGCCAAGCTCCATGGAAACGGACCAGATGTATCCAcgagacaccccccctcccccggtcacTGGTGCAAAGGCCCCTTTGCCAGTTGCGTGGCTGGCTCCGCCCGCGGAGAGGCGACGCAGGAGCGGCCCTaggagcccccccccgcctccccgcgGAGGACAGTTTAGGGGGTGCAGGCAGCCTGACGTGAGCGCCTGCCCCGAGGGAGGGACGGCGCGCGAGGCTCGGGGGGACGCGGCGGGGCAGGAGCCTCCACAGCCGGTGCGATGCAGAGAGCAGCGTGCGGCCCGCGGTGCAGCAGCGCAGCCCCCACCGCCGCGCAGGgggaggctggagctggagctggggggtgagCGGCGCCGCTCGGCGCTGGAGACACTAAAGGTGAGTGTGCGGCCCCGCttcgcttccccccccccctcgcgcCGCTGCTCCGCGTGGCAAACTTTCCCCGGCTcgcgctgcccagcctggggCGCGAGGGGCTCCGAGCGGAGGGTCGCGCCGCGCCGCGGACAAGTTGGCTCCTTCTCCTTCCGTTCCAGGCCAGGCGCTGCGGGGCTGCCAGGCGTCCCCCAGCAGAACAGCGCCGGGGCGGGAGGGGTAGGAAATGAAACAGAAGCTGCTGCCAGGCAGCTGCACCACCAGGCTCAGCTCCCCGCTAGCAGCGGGCGACGCACGTGTCTGCGGGGCCGTCCTGAAAGCCCTGAATGTAAATCCGGCCGCTTTAAATGAGCAGCTGTTGCAACTCCTCTGCGTGCTGAACGCAGCTCCTGCCAGGCTCGCTCCCCGGGGAGGCCCATCTCCGCCTGGCTGCTGCTTGAGCAATGCTCATTGAAAGTTCAGAAAGTTggagggcagagctgtgtgtcGCAAGAAATGCGGGGAAAGTAGCGGGGGAAAGCGTGGAGCACCTGGGCTGAGCAGTGAGTAAGAGATGACTTGGTCTTGCCCGAAGTGATTTTTCGCTCCGGGATACTCGCTGTCCCCTTGCAAAGGTGGCTGGCAGGGCCAAGGCTGAACTCCCACCATGGGAGTTACAGGCTATGGGGATCCCTGTGACTAGgcttgccaaccctccaggattctcCTGGAGGCTCCAGctattaaagattaatttttaatcaaagATGATGTCATGAATCTCCAGGAATtcgtccaaccaaagttggcaaccctacggtGTGACTCACTCTAGCATGTCCCGCAGGCCCAGTTTAAATATAGATAAAACGAAGCGCTAGCTGGAAGTGGCGGCGTGTACCCAAGCGGTGGTGCGGGCTGCTGCTGACAGGCTGTTTTCAGGCGCTGGATGCGGGGCAGGAACTCGTGCACCCTTCTGAATAGGAACAACGTTAACAAACTTGAGGGAGCAAAAGGCTGGGCGGGTTACCCGGGAGGCACTATTTAAAGATGATGAGACTTTGCATTCGCTTTTCCCCTTGGTGTTTTCAAACATCCCGATTCCCTGGGATTTAGAAATTAGTTCTGCCGCACGTAGCGCTTCATGGGCATAGGGCAGCAGACTCCTGCTCCCGTTGGTTGCTAATGCCTAATCTAGCCCGTCTTTATCTATCGCTGCAGTGCAGGGGAGACTTCACAGGTTCGTGGTATTACGGCCAGCTGCTGGCCCGAGCCTGCCTTGCGTGAGTAGTTCCTGCTCCCCTGACTTCCACCGGGCTTTTCAGCGTGGGAGGTCAAGTGAGCGCACCAGGGTTGCTCGGGATAATGCAGGGAGGCGGTGAAGGCTGCGGGGTGTCTTGCGGCTGAAGGGATCCAGGGCAGAGCGACGCTCCCGCACTTGATGCAGGCAAAGAGGCAGGCGTGGGGACTTGCGGGGTGGGTTGTGCGTGACTCTCCGCCTGGACTGACCGGCgggaggggatggagagggggGCGGTCGGGCTCAGTGCGGGGAAGAGGAGGTTACGCAGTGGGCTCTGCTCTCGGTAGGCTGCGCTGTGATCACAGCGGCGGGTGGGCTCGCCCTCTCCCCTGGGGAAGGGCGCAGCGGCGGCTGGCTCCCCTGTTCATGGGTACCCGACACCGAAGGCAGAGTGGGAAGCCCCGGAGCTGATCCAGCTGGCGGGAGCAGTGGGATATTGGTCGAGCTCTTTGCGGAGCCGGCTGCCGGGAGGGAGGGTCTGGGGAGCGCGTAGAAACTTTCCACCTTTTGCAAACTTGCCGGTGTGCGCAAAGCCCGAGCTGCTGCTGCTCGCGTGAGAGGCAGAGGAAGGCGCCCAGCCGCTCTATCGGTGCACGATCCCGGGCACTCAGTGCAGGTAGGCGTTGACAGGGTCCCTAACTCCTTTCATATTAGGGTCTGTTTCTGTAATGCAAgaaaaatcccccctccccctccttaaCAAAAGGCAGCGTTTGGGCAAATGTAAATTGCTGTCCCGTCTCTCTCGGTTTGTTTGCTCTTTAGCTGTATTTAAATGGCTTTGCGAGACTCGCTTTTGCAAAGAGGAGAGGGACGTAGGCCCCCCAGTTTGCACCGAAAGGCGCGCTGAACTCCAGCCGCTGCTCGTGTGTTCTGCCGTGCTGTGCACGGGGATTAAGCGCAAGCGGAGCGCGGCTGCTGCTGTTGAGCTGCAGTTGATTGATAGTGGCCAGGCCGACCGCGGACGGTGCCTGGCGGAGGCTTGCCGCCTCTTGTAGCGGGACGTTGCAAGCAGGGAAGGGGGTGCGAATTTGCAGGGGGATTTGCTTTACCCAGTCCCGCCTTCTCGCAGGACGATTACTGTGCTGCGGTTTGCATGAGTTTGCCTGTGGCTGCGGCGCAAAGGGGTTTCCCCTAGAGGTGTGAGTTAGCTGCTGCCCCAGCTGGAGTGAGAGAATCGCTCGACTCCTTCCCTGGGTGCTGGCATCGTTGACACTGCTCACTGCGGGTAGCAAAGGGTGGGCAATAGGTGGGCTCACTGCGGGTAGCTTCTGGTGGTGGTTGTGAGATAAAGTTGCCTGGTACAATGTTAGGTTTTGAATACGGGTGCCTGATCTTATGGTGGACTCCCACACAAGATAGAGTTGGGAGGCTGTCTCAGGTGTGACAGAATTACTAATTTGAGATCATTTCGGCAGGGCTCCAGCACTATTAAATTTACAACTTATACCTGATGTAAATGCTCAAAGATGTTATGCCACATCATGCACCTGATAGGTCAGGGAAATTAGATTTCCACCACTACCTGGAGCATCTGTTTCAAATATCAAATGAGTGATGTGCCTTTtataatgtttttcttttaaatattacaGATGCCTTTTGATTGTATGACTGCTGAAATGTATTGAGTGCTGCAGCTACTTTTCCAACAATGAACAGTTCAAAATCACCAGCGCTGGACGGATTAGGAAACACAACCTGCAACGCACACAATAAGATTTCGGTATTTTTTTCAATAATATTCATGACGGTGGGAATTTTATCCAACAGTCTTGCAATAGCAATTCTCATGAAGGCATATCAGAGATTTAGACAGAAATCAAAAGCATCCTTTTTGCTTTTTGCTAGTGGTTTGGTTGTCACAGATCTTTTTGGCCATCTCATCAATGGAACTATTGCCGTGTTTGTGTATGCCTCTGACAAAGACTGGATTCGATTTAATCAATCAAACATTCTCTGCAGTGTTTTTGGCATATGTATGGTATTCTTTGGTCTGTGCCCTCTCTTTCTGGGCAGTGTGATGGCTGTTGAACGTTGCATTGGAGTCACTAAACCAATATTTCATTCTACAAAAATGACTTCTAAACATGTAAAAATGATTTTGACTACGGTAtgtctctttgctgtttttatagCTTTGCTGCCTATTCTTAGCTTTAGAGCATATCAAATTCAAGCATCGAGGACCTGGTGCTTCTATAAAACAGAACATATTGAGGACTGGGAAGACAGATTTTATCTATTACTTTTTTCTTGCCTTGGGTTACTAGCCCTTGCTGTTTCGTTCTTGTGCAATGCTGTCACAGGAATTACTCTCTTAAGAGTCAAATTTAAAAGTCAACAAAGACAAGGCCGATCTCATCATTTTGAAATGATCATTCAGCTATTGGCTATAATGTGTGTCTCTTGCATTTGCTGGAGTCCATTTCTGGTAAGAGCCTAATACGTTTGCCAATTTTTAATGCACATCTGTGTCTGAAGCTTGTCTTTTTTATCTGCAGGTCTTTGACAGTGGCTAGCCGTGGTGAACACCACAGTTCACACTTTTAACATCCATGTGTTATGCTTACAAGCATCCTATTATTTCAATTGCATCTGGCAGTCTTACCTATGCATCTGTAACAAAGATGGTATTTGTTTTCGTTTTTGACTAGAACTGAAATAGATTTAGCAGTAAGCAGAATATGATGATCATAAAAGCCTGTTTACAGTATCATGATGCAGTGCTAAAACTCTGGTCTCTAGTCTAACCTAAGGTTAACATGGGTGTTAGTGCAACAGTAGGAGATTCCCAAAAATTTTCTATGTAGACCTGTCTGAAAATACTGTGCTATAACACTGTTAGATCCCAAGCTGTTTCACAACTCTTTATGTGTAGTTATGTTTATAGTGAGGATGGTGTGAGTCTTGCATGGGATACCCAGAATTATGAGCCCCTGTGTTACCCATCTCCCCTCTTCAGCAAGTGAGAGTTGGCTGCTGCTAAgatgtgtgtcagctccctgacacagcAGCTTGTCTGCCTTCCCAGCAAACTCTTGAGGACACTGCCAGTTTAAACTTTGCCGCAGGTAACAATCGATGAACCCGAGTTCCCCAGAGACATctctctgcagtgtccagtcTCTCCCACTGGACACTCCCAGAAATTAAGTTCACTGCCTTTAAAGAGACAGAGCACACACCAGCCTGTTTGGCTAGCTGTGAATTCACTCTCTACTTTAATACATAGCACTGAGATGGTTTTATAATAAAACAAGTATAAGTTtgttaacaaagaacagagattttaGTGATACTAAGCGAGAACAAAAAACAGCtctggttacaaacaaaacatgcttctaaggctatgtctacactacacagctttttaGCAACACAGCTGTGTTGCTACAGCCATGCCACTAAAAGTCATGCcatgtagccgctgtttgtcggcTCTCTTGCTGACTAAAAACTTCTACCCCCATTGAGCAGGGGGTAGAATATTAGATTGCCACGCTGTTTACGCTGGCGTTTGTCGTTGGCAAAACTTttcttttgggggaggaggggaattaaGATCTCTAAAAGACACAACTTTTGttgttcaattgccagtgtaggcaTAGCCCTAGTGATTAAAACTCAATTTCAGCACATTGCAATATTTGTCTAAGTAGGTTTCTCACTTACATTAAGTCTCCAGCAACTCTTGCCTTTCAGTTCAAGAGGATCCAGCTTTCCTAGGCTCAAAGGCAGCTGTATGCTATCATCCCCTAAGTTAAGGATAATTAAAATGTCtcctcagcccctttccccctTATATTATCCAAGGTCTATTGTCTCTgtttcaagagccaggaaggcttTTTAGAGATGTGAATTCTGTTGTCCCACTCCTCCAATGTGATTAAGTGTCTTCTCCCCTGCTCAATTAGCT is part of the Mauremys mutica isolate MM-2020 ecotype Southern chromosome 8, ASM2049712v1, whole genome shotgun sequence genome and encodes:
- the PTGFR gene encoding prostaglandin F2-alpha receptor isoform X1, translating into MNSSKSPALDGLGNTTCNAHNKISVFFSIIFMTVGILSNSLAIAILMKAYQRFRQKSKASFLLFASGLVVTDLFGHLINGTIAVFVYASDKDWIRFNQSNILCSVFGICMVFFGLCPLFLGSVMAVERCIGVTKPIFHSTKMTSKHVKMILTTVCLFAVFIALLPILSFRAYQIQASRTWCFYKTEHIEDWEDRFYLLLFSCLGLLALAVSFLCNAVTGITLLRVKFKSQQRQGRSHHFEMIIQLLAIMCVSCICWSPFLVTMANIGINADRSMETCETILVVLRMATWNQILDPWVYILLRKAVLKTLYKIARRCCGMHIMNLHMWELSSIKNSLKVAAISESPVSSKQINQQPLSSTGQ
- the PTGFR gene encoding prostaglandin F2-alpha receptor isoform X2; the protein is MNSSKSPALDGLGNTTCNAHNKISVFFSIIFMTVGILSNSLAIAILMKAYQRFRQKSKASFLLFASGLVVTDLFGHLINGTIAVFVYASDKDWIRFNQSNILCSVFGICMVFFGLCPLFLGSVMAVERCIGVTKPIFHSTKMTSKHVKMILTTVTMANIGINADRSMETCETILVVLRMATWNQILDPWVYILLRKAVLKTLYKIARRCCGMHIMNLHMWELSSIKNSLKVAAISESPVSSKQINQQPLSSTGQ